The genomic region GCCGCCTCGCGATCCCGAGAGCAAAACCCGCGAGCATCACAAGAGCAGCTACACCGAAGTTGACACGATCGCTGTCGTCGTCATCGGCGATCGATTCAATTCAATCAACGATTCAATGATGAAAGCTTATCCGACGGCGGGGGTTCGCGCTGACGCATAATTAATGAGAACAGATCGAACCAACTCGCGATCCACTGGGGAAATTCACCTTGAAACCTGCCCACCCATAGCCATGACACCACCGATGTTTTTTAATGCGATAGAAATTGTCATTGATGATTTCGTCCGCGAACTGAAAGAAGGTTACTCGCGCACTTACGGGGGATTAAAACCCGACTATGCCGATATTATTGGCTGGGCGGGAAATATGGCGTTAGAAAATTTAGCCAATTGCGATGCCTTATATCACAATCTCGAACATACGATTTTAGTCACCTTAGTCGGCCAAGAAATATTACGGGGCAAGCACATTCGCGAGGGGGGCGTTTCCTGCGAAGATTGGCTGCATTTTATTATTTCTCTGGTCTGTCACGATATTGGCTACGTCAAAGGGGTCTGTCGGGGCGATCGCGACGGACGCCACGCCACCGGACGCAACGGGGAAACCGTCGTCTTACCCGAGGGATCGACGGCGGCGAGTTTGACGCCGTATCGGGTCGATCGCGCCAAACTGTTCATTCAAGAGCGCTTTGGCTATCACAAGCTCATCGATGCCAAACAAATCGAAAATAATATCGAGCTGACCCGCTTTCCGATTTCGGCGCGGGACAATCCCCCGGATACGTCGAGTTACGCCGCCTTGGTTCGCGCTGCGGTGCCGATCGGCCAGTTGAGCGACCCGCGCTATCTGAAAAAAATTAGTGCCTTATTCTATGAATTTGAAGAAATCGGCATGAATCAGCAACTGGGATATCGCACTCCCGGGGATTTACGCGCGCACTATACCCAAGCGTATTGGGAACGGGTTTATCCGTTAATTACCGATGCGATGAGTTATTTGTCCTTAACCCAACAAGGACAGCAAATTCTGGCGAACGTCTATGCCAACGTGTTTGTGGTCGAACACCACATCGCCGAGAAAAGCTGAACGGACCCGCGATCGCGCGGCGATCGAAAGATGGGGTACAATTAGGGATCTGTGTCTGAAGGACACTTGTTCACGAGTAAGAGTTAATTACTGTCATGGCGGTTCCAAAGAAGAAAACCTCGAAATCGAAGCGCAATCACCGTAAAGCGACCTGGAAGCGCAAAGCCGCACGCCAAGCGGAAAAAGCCCTGTCTTTAGGGAAGTCGGTGTTGACGGGACGCTCGAAAGGCTTCTCGTACCCGACCGACGATGAAGAAGAAGACGAAGATTAAGCGATCGCGGGCAGTTGGGGTAAGGGGGAACCGACGCCCCTTTATCCCCCAAAAGCCCTCAAAGCGAGTCGATCCGCGCCGACGGTAAGATCAGCATGGCGTCGCCAAAGGAATAAAAGCGATAGCGTGCGGCGATCGCCTCGCGATATAACTCCAACAAGCGAACCCTGCCAATTAAAGCACTGACCAACATCAGCAAGCTCGAACGGGGCAGGTGAAAATTGGTAATCAACCCGTCTACGACGCGCCACTGGTAGCCGGGATAGATAAATAAATTCGTTTGACCGCGTAAGGGCTGCAATTCGCCGGACACTGCCGCGCCTTCGAGCGATCGCACCACCGTAGTCCCCACCGCAATCACCCGACCACCTGCCGCTTTCGTGCGTCGGATCGCCTCCACCGTACTCGCCGGAACCTCCAGGGATTCGGCGTGCATTTGGTGGGCGGTGACATCCTCGACTTCTACGGGACGGAAGGTACCGACGCCGACATTGAGGGTCACGAAGGCCCGTTGAATCCCTTTGGCGTCCAAACGGGCGAACAGTTCTTCGGTAAAGTGGAGTCCGGCAGTGGGCGCCGCGACCGATCCGGGTTGTTCGGCGTAGACGGTTTGATACTGACCGTCTGACGCTTGCGATCCGGTGATGTACGGCGGTAGGGGAATGCGACCGTAAGCGGGTAACAGGTCGAGCAGGTCGCGACCGTCGGGGAGGTCGAATTGCAGGAAACGGCCCCCAGTTTCGGGATGGGTGGCGGTGACGGTCGCGCTGAGGAAGTCGGGGCACTCGAGCGCCGGGGGGGTCGAATCCTGACGGGGAAAGAGGATCTGCACGCCGAGTTTAAAGCGTTTGCCCGGTTTGACCAACGCCAACCAGGTGCGATCGTCGTCGGGTTCGAGAAGTAAGACTTCAACCGGAGCCCCGGTGGATTTGCGACCGTAGAGACGGGCGGGGATCACGCGCGTGTTGTTGAGAACGAGCAGGTCGCCGGGTTGGAGTAAGTCGGGCAAGTCCCGAAACTGGTGATGGGCGTGGTCTTTGGGGGACTCGACGACGAGCAGACGCGAATGGTCTCTAGGGACGACGGGATTTTGGGCGATCCGTTCGGGGGGAAGTTCGTAGTCGTAGGCGGATAAGCTGCGATCCGAATGGGGGTTTGTCGTGGCGGAATCGGGAACTTCACCTCTTCCGTCGCCCTCAATAGGATTGAGTTCGGGAGTGAAGGGGCGATCGCTCGTGGGCGATTGGTGATGCCGAGATTCCATTCGTGCCATCCTCTATCAGAATTGCTCCCACCTAAAAGGGTTTTACAAAGGACACGATCATATCATTGGGGCGATCTCCCAACCAAGCTACAAGGGGCGATCGCAAATTGGGTAACCTTCCCCAGTAACGATCGGAGGTTTACCCATGTCTCTATCCCGAGGAAAGAGGAACAATAGAGATAGGATTGCAGTTTCTCA from Oxynema aestuarii AP17 harbors:
- a CDS encoding Npun_R2479 family HD domain-containing metalloprotein, encoding MFFNAIEIVIDDFVRELKEGYSRTYGGLKPDYADIIGWAGNMALENLANCDALYHNLEHTILVTLVGQEILRGKHIREGGVSCEDWLHFIISLVCHDIGYVKGVCRGDRDGRHATGRNGETVVLPEGSTAASLTPYRVDRAKLFIQERFGYHKLIDAKQIENNIELTRFPISARDNPPDTSSYAALVRAAVPIGQLSDPRYLKKISALFYEFEEIGMNQQLGYRTPGDLRAHYTQAYWERVYPLITDAMSYLSLTQQGQQILANVYANVFVVEHHIAEKS
- the queA gene encoding tRNA preQ1(34) S-adenosylmethionine ribosyltransferase-isomerase QueA — protein: MARMESRHHQSPTSDRPFTPELNPIEGDGRGEVPDSATTNPHSDRSLSAYDYELPPERIAQNPVVPRDHSRLLVVESPKDHAHHQFRDLPDLLQPGDLLVLNNTRVIPARLYGRKSTGAPVEVLLLEPDDDRTWLALVKPGKRFKLGVQILFPRQDSTPPALECPDFLSATVTATHPETGGRFLQFDLPDGRDLLDLLPAYGRIPLPPYITGSQASDGQYQTVYAEQPGSVAAPTAGLHFTEELFARLDAKGIQRAFVTLNVGVGTFRPVEVEDVTAHQMHAESLEVPASTVEAIRRTKAAGGRVIAVGTTVVRSLEGAAVSGELQPLRGQTNLFIYPGYQWRVVDGLITNFHLPRSSLLMLVSALIGRVRLLELYREAIAARYRFYSFGDAMLILPSARIDSL
- the rpmF gene encoding 50S ribosomal protein L32, translating into MAVPKKKTSKSKRNHRKATWKRKAARQAEKALSLGKSVLTGRSKGFSYPTDDEEEDED